The Rosa rugosa chromosome 1, drRosRugo1.1, whole genome shotgun sequence genomic sequence AGGGAAGTCAATGTCTTCCTTGCCATCTTAGCAAGAACTTATATAATCTGCCAAATGAAGTGGGGTTATTAGTAAAGGGAAAAGTGAGAACATAGACATAATTATGACAATGTAAGATTTACTTGTTGGGTCACAGGAGCTTCAAGCTTGATATTTTTGCATCATTTTCTTTACTGTTCCAATGGTGTCTGCATCATCTTCACAGCAGAGTAGAGTTTACTAGTTTCTGAGTAACAGACCACTATCCATTTGATCAAATGCTAAATATGCTCTGATGCTTGGtcaagatgatgaagaagaagcactGGAATGAAAAAGTAGGAAATGTTGTAGCTTTGAGTAAATGAATCAAACTGGGTTTAGAGGGATATTATGCATATATGTGTTGAGAACTTGAGAATGGACCTTATGATTTCCCTTGAATTTGAAAGTGCCGAACCTATTGCATTCTCATTGTACATTGAGTTCGATATGGTGTACAGTAGGGCTGGATTCAGAGCTGTTGGGGCGGTTTTTGGCCCAGAACCGATGACTGAACCGCCACAGCGGTTTTCCAGATTTGCAACACTGAAAAGTTCATATATTCTCGGAACTGACTTAGTTGGTTTAACAAACGTCTAGTTCGGTTTCAGCTTTCAGAGTGGTTTAACTGACGCTGATCAGCGCAAGCCCATTGAAGGTCGGTGAAGGGTAATTGCGGTCTTGGGTGACGCCGTATTGGAAGGTCCGTTGCGGTCTTGGGTGATGGACTCTTCGTCTTCTTCGGCTAAGAGGTACTTGTCGTGGTGGCAGCGGAGGCGCAGCGCCGTTGTAATGAGGAAGAGGTCAATTCTGATTCGGAACTTGTTGGAATTGGTCTAAAAGAGACGTAAAAAATGACTTGAAGGGATTGAAATTGGTTTGATTAGATTGGTTTCAGTTTCAGACAAATGGTGTGAACTTTTATATCTTGAAGAGATGAGAAAGAAATTGGATGACGAccggagaagaagagagaaattgGAGAGAGGAGGGAAATGATAATTATAAAGATTGGTCATGAGGTGATGAGAGTGAGTCGGAAGAaaagaggtagaggagatgtaTTTAGGTTAGAGATTAGGATCTAGTGTGTGCTAGCCCTACCTTAGGGAAGCatataacaaaaataataaaaaattataattaaataTAGAATACCGGTTTGGTTCGGTTAAATCGATTTTTAATGTATAAAACTGAAAGCGGCACCGAGATGGTCGATTTGGTACAGTTTCCGACACCAATAAATCGGTTCAGTCTGATTTTAGTTTCTTTTAGTTAGTCCGGTGCGGTTAATgtcagtttttggtttttctctgTCAAATTGTCCACCCTTAGTGTGCAGGACCTACACTAGGTTATGCAAGTGAATCTAAAAATGCTTTTGTTAGAACTCAACCTACTATTTGAGAGCAAACTCCAAGCATGATAAATGGTACGTTAAATACTTAAACCTATCTAGTCATTTTGCTTATTTGGTTTAGGAACAATTTCACCGTAAATTCAAGCATAAAAGATTAAAAGATGACATAAAATGTCACCAAGTGATACCAAATGACGCAACTTATACCAAGTGACATGAAATAACTCAAAAATGTAGCATTGACACAAATCGTGCTAAACATGTAAGTCTAGAGCTAAGCGAGTCAATTCTAACACAAAATGCTTATGTTAGCTGATCAATTTTGGGTTAACACTATTTGACATGAAACACGATTAGCATAAACTTAAACATGCTAACTTCATGCAAGGTTGATGCATGGATCATTTAAATTGCACTCTGTACAATCAACATTATCGTATTGGTACATCACATGTAGACCAACTCCCTATAATTATAGACTAACTCTCAATATCAGGCTAAACCAGTCCTACTAAGACCATCTCCAATGGAGGGCTAAGGGCTTGATATAGCCCAAAAATAGGGTTTTCCATCTCCAATTGGGGGCTATGCCATTACAAAAAAGTGTTTGAATGGGCTAAAAGGGCCATGGGCTGGGGGCATATATAGCCCTTTGTATATAGCCCTTGGGCTTGCTTTGTGTGGGGACCACGTGAAAACCAAAAATCCAATCTGATGTTTTTTCATGGCTGAGATTAATGGCTGATGTCAGCATCAGCATGCTGATGTCAGCTAAGTCTAGCTGttggaaatttttttatttttttttttggacggcTAAAAATTGTCAATTATTGCTTATTTTTTCATCATAATTAAACAAGCCACACAACAATATAACAATGAGAAAACAAGCTACAAATTTTGACAATAAATTGTCAATTATTGCAACCACacacacaaacaaaacaaagaaaaaaaacgacgCGCTCATAATCAAGAATCTGAATAATTACGTACAACATGACACGTGACACGATAAAATCATatctaaaaaattaataacatttgatcaaaaaaataagggaaaaaaatatatacagtACTCCAACTATGGTccattctaaattttcatacccaactttccgaaactatcacattggtaccccAAATAGCCAGTCCGACCCAACGTACGTACCCGCCGTCCATAACGGCGTTATCTTGCTCCTCTCGTGGCCTCTTTAAATCATGCCAGCTGTTAGAAGAGTTAACGTCGTCATGGACGGCGTGTACGAAAATTGGGTTGGATTGGGTACTCCAGGTACTAAAATGATAGTTTCCAAAAGTTAGGTACAAAAATTTAGAATGGGTCTTACCTCAGGtactgtttatatttttttcccaaaaaataattatatgaGTGGAAATAGTAGTATAGTTATAAaatatatactatatattagaaatacataatgaaaaacaataaaataacatgACATTTAAAATTATAGCCCTAAGGGTTGGAGATAGTAGAAATTATAGCCCTTACTATTCACATAAATAGTGATTATGGGGGGCCAAAATTTAGGCCGGGGCTATTTTAGCCCCCCACAGCTGGAGATGGCCTAATACGTATAGCCAACCCACCTATGCATCAAAGTGTCTACTTGATGGATCAATAGGTATCATACGCGAATCTCCTACGATAGAAATCTGGGCCaaggaaagaaaaagtaaatCTGGGCTGCTTGACCCGACCCGTTTATAGGCGTTCTGACGAGTACGCAGGTCCTTTATCAGACGCAACCCGAAAGCTGTAGCGGCAACCGTCGTGACCTCATCGCCTTGCTCGTCTCGAAACCCTAATTCCAGGTAAAATTCTCAATTCACCTTCCAAAACGGTCATTTCCAGTTCAGCTATGCCCTTTTAATTCTTCACCGCcagcaatttcttcttcttcttgacgCCCCTATTTTTGCTTTCACGGAGATTCGCGGCAACTCGATTACGATGGAGGGACTCGGAGGCGACGGAGCGGCGGTGACGTCACCAGTGGCCCAATGGAAGAGCGATTTCTCGAGAGCATTCCAGTACTATCTGGATCGGTCCACGCCTCACACACTTTATAGGTGGATAGGAACCCTAGTTGTGGCGATGATCTACATTCTGCGAGTCTACTATGTCCAGGGCTTCTATGTGGTCTCGTATGGGCTCGGAATCTATGTCTTGAACCTCTTGATTGGCTTCTTCTCACCCAAGGTTGACCCGGAGCTTGAACCTTTGGATGGGCCTTCACTGCCTACCAAAGGTGCTGATGAGTTCAAGCCTTTTGTTCGCCGCCTCCCCGAGTTTAAGTTCTGGTAAATCTCTTCATGCTTTTAGCTCCATTGTGCAGTAGTGGTGTGTATAACAATCATATTTGACTGTATGAATAGATGTTAAGTAGTCTGAAATGTTAAGCAGGGAAATGGAGTTTACTAGATGAATCATCAATCTGTATGCTAATTTCCCCGTTTCGGACCAATGAGTTGCTACTTTAACTGTTTCGGTAGTTGACAGTGAGCTTAGCTCTGTGCTTTTTAAGGATGATTCTGCTGTCAAAGCAGTCTCTTAGCTGCTGGCTTATTGGGATCAGGTTGCAGAAGTTATTGAATGCCTTTTGTTGATGGGGTGTTTATCCCTCTGGAGTAATTAGTTAACAACTTAACATAATCAAGTAATAAATTTCAAGTTCTTGCTGCGACTTAATTCATGGTCCTGGGCAGCATACTGCATTGGTCCTATACCCTAGCTTCATGAACGAACTGGTCACCttataaaattaaaagcaaTTAGGAAATTGGATTGTCATTTGTTCAGGATATTGGAGTTATTCAAGTATATGAATGTTGTATTGATTTTGTACTCACCAGTTCTTTTGGCTTTCAGGTATTCCATCACAAAGGCTTTCATTATTGCATTTGTCATGACCTTCTTCTCTGTGCTGGATGTGCCTGTTTTCTGGCCAATATTGTTATGCTACTGGATTGTGCTTTTTGTCCTCACAATGAAACGACAGATCCTACACATGATCAAATACAAATATGTCCCATTTGATATTGGAAAGCAGGTGAGTTCTCATCTCTGTGGTTGTTCCACTTCATGCATCCTTGGTATTAATTGAAGCAGCTATAATATCATATCCATTTTTTTGGCAGAGGTACACTGGAAAGAAGTAACCTGGATAGAGGCGGCTTTTCTACATATCTAAACACAAATCCCAGAAAAGTGCTGCTGGTTTGGGGACCTTGTGCTAAAGCAAAATGATAATTTTGGGATCTTAAATACACTTTGGAAGGTAATATTGTTAGTGCATTTGTAACATGGGTTAGATTCTCTAGTTTAGGAGAAATGGATGGCAGGTCTTGAAACACATTTAATGTTTACAGTAATCtttctggagttgtgtgtgCCCTTACGGGGCATGCACCCAATGTTTGTGTGTTTCTCGTAAGCAAATTCTGAAGTGATAACTACTTCATATTCCAGATTGCTGCCTTTGATGTGTTTTCATTATTATTTCACCTGCCTTTTATTGTTCATGTTAGGAGAAAAATTTACAAACCAAACCGAGAATGAGAAGCTATTGTCtatttgttttagggaaacaaGAGATTGTGTGTTTTTGGGCTATATGTGAATCATTCTGACCCTAGGAAATAGCTTCAGGGGAATTTGTCTATCAATCTGACTTCCTTTATCAGCTGTAGCTAGACAATCTTGACAAATACCTGTGGTTGAAAAATTCTCGAGTATTGCCTCTCAATGAGGCCGTATACACTAAACATACTGACAACTGTGGGCACTCTTCCGGTATATGCTCATGAGCTTGGCCACAAACTCTGCATATAAACTTCATAGTTAGGCATAGATGTTATGAAATAGGGTGAAGGATTTGGGTAGTTTGTGTATGTTACCTTCTAGTTTCAGTAAAGCACTTGCTTCTGGTCTTATATCCTGTAAGGACAAGTTTAAGTTAGGTTCACCTTCTCTTGTATGAACTTGCATAGTAAGCATGCCAATAATCAACTTTCCTCGGATGAAAATAACCTGAAAAACAATTTACATGTTTAGAAGATTAGTGGCTAATGTAAGTTGTCCACGTAAGTGTCAGTAACCATGACATGTTGATTGCTGTGTAGCCCTAAAATGGGGTTCACAGCAATCAATGACTGATGATGAAAATGTTATTCATAATCTGAACTTCACATTTCGAGAAGACATACGAGTGCTTAGCATTGGCAATAAAACTATTTACCTATTTGGTGATGGGCCAGCTAGTATTTCTGCGGCAAGTTCAACCCTCCTTACCATATGACTGAAATTGCTTGGTCATCTACAAAAGGATGGTTGCATGGGTAGTACCTCCTTACCTTACAATGAAGTCAAATTTCTTGTCACTTTTTTTCACCAAGTTCTTGTGTGCTTTCGTTGCTTCAAGACCTGTGATTGCTTTTCTCTTGTTCTGCTAGAGTTATTAGCAATCTTATCAGCAAACTTGATAGGTAGGTCAAAGTCTTCCTTCCTTGCTATCTGAGCAAAGAAGCCAAGAACTTCCATATTCTGCCAATTGAAGTGGGGTTAGTGGTAAAGCGGAAAGTCAGAACATAGACATAATTACGACCGACATGCAAGACTTACTTGTTGGGTCACAGGAGCTTCAAGCTTGATATTTTTGCATCAATTTTTTTGATGTTCCAATGGTGTCTGCATCGTCTTCGCAGCAGAGTAGAGTACACTAGTTTCTGAATAACAGTCCATTATCCATTTGATCAAATGCTAAATATGCGCTGAGATGTTGAAGAAGTAGCACCGGAATGAAAAAGAAGGAAACGTTGTACCGATGAGTAAATGAATCAAACTGGTTTAGAGGGATATTATGCATATATGTGTTGAGAGAATGGACCTTACGGACTTCCCATGAAATTGAAAGTGCTGAAGCAATAGCATTCTGATTGTCCATTGAGTGAATGAGTTCTATTTGGTGAAAAGGACCCATATGCTAGGTTATGCAAGTGAATCTGAAAATGCTTTTGTTAGAACTCAAACTTACAATTAGAGCAAACTCCAAGCATGATTAATGTTAATTGTagcaggattttttttttttttttttggtaaaaacaatATATGTCTCACTGTTTAAGGACaatcaaaattgacagagagagagagagagtttcgattcagagagaatgagaattcatgtgtatttattcatctcatacaatagggtatttataggaaaacattgtagtgtgaatgctcaaagagaaaaccaaaatgATAACAATCTTCATCATGGCTGCAGCTGCATACTTGTCTTTCAATGATGAAatctgccatgcttgttgcctcttggtataaagcatgtcacacaagtcttcatacactcaagtacctatgtatacactcaagtacttattacatgatatagacatttatactatgactcatatatacaacatgatg encodes the following:
- the LOC133717871 gene encoding protein RER1A-like; the encoded protein is MEGLGGDGAAVTSPVAQWKSDFSRAFQYYLDRSTPHTLYRWIGTLVVAMIYILRVYYVQGFYVVSYGLGIYVLNLLIGFFSPKVDPELEPLDGPSLPTKGADEFKPFVRRLPEFKFWYSITKAFIIAFVMTFFSVLDVPVFWPILLCYWIVLFVLTMKRQILHMIKYKYVPFDIGKQRYTGKK